From a region of the Halanaerobium hydrogeniformans genome:
- a CDS encoding alpha,alpha-trehalose-phosphate synthase (UDP-forming) yields the protein MEAEFSDRRLVLVSNGEPYKHHYVDDEVKMEKLAGGLTTGLDPMMQDVNGLWIAWGRGEADFEVVDQDKKIRVPDKNGYTLKRINLSQKEKDGFYYGFSNEVMWPICHTFISKANYDEDYWHSYQKVNQKYADNIKEELKEEDLIWIHDYHLALVPGYLKAENGPAVSMFWHIPWPAWEAFRTIPWRKEILVGLLASDFIAFHTDLFVYNFLNCAKKIGAEVDFENKIVSYQGSETKVKSIPLGIDYQSFSELANDEDYLKKTEAVRNSYDTEKLIFAVDRLDYTKGIEERLNAIDKFFAKYPEYIGEATIVQRVAPSRTEVKEYQQMKERIDRKIAEINGKYQKDDWAPIKYFYGSVPQEELLPYYKAADVGLITASIDGMNLVAKEYLAVQDNGVLILSEFAGAAQYLDSAIKVNPYHREELADAIYQALEMDEAERKKRLKSAKEDLKYYDINWWRDNFLENWLDCYE from the coding sequence ATGGAAGCAGAATTTTCTGATAGAAGACTTGTTCTTGTTTCCAATGGAGAACCATATAAACATCATTATGTAGATGATGAAGTCAAAATGGAAAAATTGGCAGGAGGCTTAACTACTGGCCTTGATCCAATGATGCAGGATGTAAATGGTCTTTGGATTGCCTGGGGCAGAGGAGAAGCAGATTTTGAAGTAGTTGACCAGGATAAGAAAATAAGGGTTCCGGATAAAAATGGCTATACTTTAAAAAGAATAAATCTATCACAAAAAGAAAAAGATGGATTTTATTATGGCTTTTCAAATGAGGTAATGTGGCCTATTTGTCACACATTTATTTCAAAAGCTAATTATGATGAAGATTACTGGCATAGTTATCAAAAAGTTAATCAAAAATATGCTGATAATATTAAAGAAGAGTTAAAAGAAGAAGATTTAATCTGGATTCATGATTATCATTTAGCTTTAGTTCCAGGTTATCTTAAAGCAGAAAATGGTCCAGCAGTTTCGATGTTCTGGCATATACCCTGGCCCGCCTGGGAAGCATTTAGAACAATTCCCTGGAGGAAAGAGATTCTGGTAGGCTTATTAGCCTCAGATTTTATAGCTTTCCATACTGATTTGTTTGTTTATAACTTTTTAAACTGTGCTAAAAAAATTGGGGCAGAAGTTGATTTTGAGAATAAGATTGTAAGTTATCAGGGTTCTGAAACAAAAGTTAAAAGTATTCCTCTAGGAATTGATTATCAGAGCTTTTCAGAATTAGCTAATGATGAAGATTATTTAAAAAAGACAGAAGCAGTTAGAAATAGTTATGATACTGAAAAACTAATTTTTGCAGTTGATAGATTAGATTATACTAAAGGAATAGAAGAGAGATTAAATGCTATTGATAAATTTTTTGCTAAATACCCTGAATATATAGGTGAAGCAACAATAGTTCAGAGGGTTGCACCAAGCAGGACAGAGGTTAAAGAATATCAGCAGATGAAAGAAAGAATAGATAGAAAAATTGCCGAAATTAATGGTAAATATCAAAAAGATGATTGGGCACCAATTAAATATTTCTATGGTTCTGTACCTCAGGAAGAACTTTTGCCATACTATAAAGCAGCAGATGTAGGTTTAATTACTGCTTCAATTGATGGAATGAATTTAGTTGCAAAAGAATATCTTGCTGTACAGGATAATGGTGTTTTAATCCTATCAGAATTTGCAGGAGCAGCACAATATTTAGATAGTGCAATTAAAGTTAATCCCTATCATCGCGAGGAATTAGCAGATGCTATTTATCAGGCATTAGAAATGGACGAAGCAGAAAGGAAAAAGAGATTGAAATCTGCTAAGGAAGATTTAAAATATTACGATATCAACTGGTGGAGAGATAATTTCCTTGAAAATTGGTTGGATTGTTATGAATAA
- a CDS encoding histidinol-phosphatase HisJ family protein, with translation MFFDYHMHSHFSADSQMNMEEIIETAIKIGLDEIAITDHHDIDYKDDSIEFIIDKNEYLTALEKMQNKYKDKIEIKKGIELGVQLHIFDQCNRYLADDFDFVIASFHTAEKKDLYNGDFFEEYSQWEAYLQYLKTVYAVVKDYENYNVIGHLDIIRDYGNYDHKPDLMENKEASEIIAEILKQIIKKDKGIEVNTSGYRIDGENPMPSFRILKLYKELGGEILTIGSDSHSTDRIAQRLSSTSQKLKEIGFDKLSTFTNMKPQFHKIEDFAPKK, from the coding sequence ATGTTTTTTGATTATCATATGCATTCTCATTTTTCTGCTGATTCTCAAATGAACATGGAAGAAATAATTGAGACAGCAATTAAAATAGGTTTAGATGAAATAGCAATTACCGACCATCATGATATAGATTATAAAGATGATAGTATAGAATTTATAATTGACAAAAATGAATATTTGACTGCACTAGAAAAAATGCAAAATAAATATAAAGATAAGATAGAAATCAAAAAAGGAATAGAATTAGGTGTTCAGCTTCATATTTTTGATCAATGTAACCGATATTTAGCTGATGATTTTGATTTTGTAATTGCTTCATTCCATACTGCAGAAAAAAAAGACCTTTATAATGGAGATTTTTTTGAAGAATACAGCCAGTGGGAAGCCTATCTTCAGTACTTAAAAACTGTCTATGCAGTAGTTAAAGATTATGAAAATTATAATGTAATAGGTCATCTTGATATTATTAGAGATTATGGTAATTATGATCATAAACCTGATTTAATGGAAAACAAAGAAGCTTCTGAAATAATTGCAGAAATTTTGAAGCAAATCATTAAAAAGGATAAGGGCATAGAAGTAAATACCTCTGGTTATAGGATTGATGGGGAGAACCCTATGCCAAGTTTTAGAATCTTAAAATTATATAAAGAACTAGGAGGAGAAATTCTAACCATTGGTTCTGACAGTCACAGTACAGATAGAATCGCTCAAAGACTTTCTTCTACCAGTCAGAAATTGAAAGAAATCGGCTTTGATAAATTAAGCACTTTCACTAATATGAAGCCTCAATTTCATAAAATTGAAGATTTTGCTCCAAAAAAATAA
- the hisC gene encoding histidinol-phosphate transaminase — MSNNQKDKEKIIKEMLRDEVRSISPYYGEEDDFEVKINLAGNESPFDLPAKIKDKFINEFQKTDINRYPEIYSEKIHQELADYLSSELNKEVSTKEVIIGNGSDELLDILIRTFVEKGDIVLSQAPTFSMYRYFSELGGGIYEEIPLDKDFTIENIKAKIDRLQPKLIFFCSPNNPTGEILAKDLILSITEYFSGPVIVDEAYADFSKEDLMAQVENHANLAVTRTFSKAFGLAGIRLGYLYGNSVLVEELKKVLKPYNLNTLTDILGCIVLNNNDIIKERIEFIKKERERVFEHLKSYSDWDLFPSEANFIYLEGKKTHLFKKALNQAGIKIRSYNTKPAAIRITIGSEEENDAVLRVLEEFKQNN; from the coding sequence GTGAGCAATAATCAAAAAGATAAAGAAAAAATTATTAAAGAGATGTTGAGAGATGAAGTTCGTTCTATTTCTCCTTATTATGGTGAAGAAGATGATTTTGAGGTAAAAATTAATCTGGCTGGGAATGAGTCTCCTTTTGATCTTCCAGCTAAAATAAAAGATAAATTTATAAATGAATTCCAAAAAACTGATATTAACCGTTATCCTGAGATATATTCAGAAAAGATTCATCAGGAGTTAGCAGATTATTTGAGCAGCGAATTAAATAAAGAAGTAAGTACAAAAGAAGTAATTATTGGTAATGGTTCAGATGAATTATTAGATATTTTAATTAGAACTTTTGTTGAAAAAGGTGATATAGTATTATCACAGGCACCAACATTTTCTATGTATAGATATTTTTCTGAATTAGGTGGTGGAATTTATGAGGAGATTCCTTTAGATAAAGATTTTACGATTGAAAATATTAAAGCAAAAATTGATAGATTACAGCCAAAATTGATTTTTTTCTGCTCACCAAATAATCCAACTGGTGAAATCCTGGCCAAAGATCTAATTCTTTCTATAACAGAATATTTTTCAGGACCAGTAATTGTTGATGAGGCATATGCAGATTTCAGCAAAGAAGATTTGATGGCCCAGGTAGAAAACCATGCAAATTTAGCAGTAACTAGAACTTTTTCTAAAGCTTTTGGTTTAGCCGGGATTAGGCTTGGCTATTTATATGGCAATTCTGTTTTGGTTGAAGAACTTAAAAAAGTTTTGAAACCTTATAATTTAAATACCCTAACAGATATTTTGGGTTGTATAGTACTAAATAATAATGATATTATTAAAGAAAGAATAGAATTTATAAAAAAAGAGCGAGAAAGGGTTTTTGAGCACTTAAAATCTTATTCGGATTGGGATCTTTTTCCTTCTGAAGCCAATTTTATTTATCTTGAAGGTAAAAAAACACATCTATTTAAAAAAGCTTTAAATCAAGCCGGGATTAAAATAAGATCATATAATACAAAACCGGCTGCAATTAGGATTACAATTGGTAGTGAAGAAGAAAACGATGCTGTTCTCAGAGTTTTGGAGGAGTTTAAGCAGAATAATTGA
- the hisD gene encoding histidinol dehydrogenase, which produces MIKKIKDGRKNVAEVKELLDSRSGDNLDEYRKVAADILKNVKINGDQAVLDYTERFDGMKFKASELEVKVEEIEKALKSVDKDFLKALENAAANIEDFHSEQKTSSWQKQKEPGIIIGQVCRALKKAAVYVPGGRAAYPSSVLMTVIPAKVAGVEEIIMLTPPDKNGEVSDVILAAASIAGADRIFKVGGAQAVAAAAYGTETIPAVDIIVGPGNIYVSMAKELVFGQVKIDMIAGPSEIMIMAEKDSNPAYIAADLMSQAEHDPLASSILVTDAPELIPQVEEELKKQIKNMSKKDIIEESLKNYGLMITVNNKEEALEMINLVAPEHLELAVKNPFEILPSVQNAGSIFLGEYTPEPIGDYYAGPNHVLPTNSTARFFSPLSVRDFVKYSGFIHYSKEALAEASEDVICLAEGEGLDSHANSIRIRTEKGEKSEQ; this is translated from the coding sequence ATGATTAAAAAAATAAAAGATGGAAGAAAAAATGTTGCTGAAGTAAAAGAACTTTTAGACAGTCGTTCTGGTGACAATTTAGATGAGTACCGCAAGGTAGCTGCCGATATATTGAAAAATGTTAAAATTAATGGTGATCAGGCGGTTTTAGACTATACAGAACGTTTTGATGGAATGAAATTTAAGGCTTCTGAACTAGAAGTTAAAGTAGAAGAGATAGAAAAAGCTTTAAAATCAGTTGATAAAGATTTTTTAAAAGCTTTAGAAAATGCTGCGGCCAACATTGAAGATTTTCACTCTGAACAAAAAACATCTTCCTGGCAGAAACAAAAAGAACCAGGTATTATTATTGGGCAGGTCTGCAGAGCCCTTAAAAAAGCGGCTGTATATGTTCCCGGGGGAAGAGCAGCTTATCCATCTTCTGTATTAATGACGGTTATACCTGCTAAAGTTGCCGGGGTAGAAGAGATAATTATGTTAACTCCACCTGATAAAAATGGAGAAGTTAGTGATGTCATTTTAGCTGCAGCAAGTATTGCCGGTGCAGATCGAATATTTAAAGTAGGTGGAGCTCAGGCAGTTGCAGCAGCAGCCTATGGTACTGAAACTATTCCAGCAGTTGATATTATTGTAGGTCCTGGCAATATATATGTTTCAATGGCAAAAGAACTTGTTTTTGGTCAGGTTAAAATTGACATGATTGCAGGACCTAGTGAGATAATGATTATGGCAGAAAAGGATTCTAATCCAGCCTACATAGCTGCAGATTTAATGAGTCAGGCAGAACATGATCCACTTGCCTCTTCGATCTTAGTTACTGATGCACCTGAATTAATTCCTCAGGTTGAAGAAGAATTGAAGAAACAAATAAAAAATATGAGCAAAAAAGATATTATTGAAGAATCATTAAAAAATTATGGATTAATGATTACTGTTAATAATAAAGAAGAAGCTTTAGAAATGATTAATTTAGTTGCTCCAGAACACCTCGAGTTAGCTGTTAAAAATCCTTTTGAGATCCTGCCTTCAGTGCAAAATGCAGGTTCAATCTTTTTAGGAGAATATACACCTGAACCGATCGGAGATTATTATGCAGGGCCAAATCATGTGCTGCCTACTAATTCAACAGCAAGATTTTTCTCTCCTCTTTCGGTACGAGATTTTGTTAAGTATTCAGGTTTTATTCATTACAGCAAAGAGGCTTTAGCAGAAGCCAGTGAGGATGTAATCTGTCTAGCTGAAGGTGAAGGGCTTGATTCTCATGCAAATTCAATTAGAATCAGAACTGAAAAAGGTGAAAAAAGTGAGCAATAA
- the hisZ gene encoding ATP phosphoribosyltransferase regulatory subunit: MNAFVEGVRDILPAELRRRKTIYEAIRNVFEANAYREVITPTLESIELYTGIEGLVEKNEMFKVVDDKGQILVLRPDLTMPIARLAASRFQDSPRPLKFSYLSSAYQSRNSQSLSLKEKTQAGVELIGCDALESDLEIIILLIKTMQAVMVEDPLIDIGHADLINEIFTDLKIADEHTVALRKLLAAKNKIGIKNYLKKVEISQEAQNVLLTLPTLFGEPKNVVAKLEAMPLSDETINVLETLEELFNRLEEFDLLKFITFDPMLISRHGYYTGIIFKGYAKGYSNLLASGGRYDNLTEKFGIEEAAVGFAVEIENLLDYLSRTENFIENEEKSFVVSYQEKADLKDAYDLAEALREINYTAELINNVEKSYLDFQQIEYHIDIREEQLNIYRNNGEQAEIKRDQKKLSDLVLKKIEEWE, encoded by the coding sequence ATGAATGCATTTGTAGAAGGAGTAAGAGATATTTTGCCAGCTGAATTACGAAGGAGAAAAACTATCTATGAGGCAATAAGAAACGTTTTTGAAGCTAATGCCTATAGGGAAGTTATAACACCTACTTTAGAATCAATTGAACTTTATACTGGAATAGAAGGATTGGTGGAAAAAAATGAAATGTTTAAGGTAGTAGATGATAAAGGTCAAATCCTGGTTTTAAGACCGGATTTAACTATGCCAATTGCTCGCTTAGCAGCAAGCAGGTTCCAAGACAGTCCTCGGCCACTGAAATTTTCTTATCTTAGCTCAGCTTATCAATCACGCAACAGTCAGAGTCTAAGCCTGAAGGAAAAAACTCAGGCTGGAGTGGAATTAATTGGTTGTGATGCTCTAGAGTCTGATTTAGAAATAATCATTCTGTTAATTAAAACAATGCAGGCTGTTATGGTTGAGGATCCTTTAATTGATATTGGGCATGCAGATTTAATCAACGAAATTTTTACTGATTTAAAAATAGCAGATGAGCATACAGTTGCCTTAAGAAAATTATTGGCAGCTAAAAATAAAATAGGTATCAAAAATTATCTTAAAAAAGTAGAAATCAGTCAAGAAGCTCAGAATGTTTTATTAACTTTGCCTACCCTTTTTGGGGAACCTAAAAATGTGGTTGCTAAACTGGAAGCAATGCCGCTTTCTGATGAAACTATAAATGTCTTAGAAACTTTAGAAGAATTGTTTAATAGATTAGAAGAATTTGATTTATTAAAGTTTATTACCTTTGATCCGATGTTGATTTCAAGACACGGTTATTATACCGGAATAATTTTTAAAGGCTATGCTAAAGGTTATAGTAATTTACTGGCTAGTGGAGGGCGTTATGATAATTTAACTGAAAAGTTTGGTATAGAAGAAGCAGCAGTAGGTTTTGCGGTAGAAATAGAAAATCTGCTTGATTATTTGAGTAGAACAGAAAATTTTATTGAAAACGAAGAAAAAAGTTTTGTTGTTTCTTATCAAGAGAAGGCTGATTTAAAAGATGCATATGATCTTGCTGAGGCCTTAAGGGAGATTAATTATACTGCAGAGTTAATAAATAATGTTGAAAAGAGCTACCTTGATTTTCAACAAATAGAATATCATATAGATATTAGAGAAGAGCAGTTAAATATTTACCGGAATAATGGGGAACAAGCAGAAATCAAAAGAGATCAAAAGAAATTATCGGATCTTGTTTTAAAGAAGATAGAGGAGTGGGAATAA
- a CDS encoding MBL fold metallo-hydrolase — MIIIKLRWLGNSALEIKGEKNIIIDPNFLIEAEVKADIILITHEHDDHIDLNDLETVMKEDTKIYAPHSVFSKYDIKGEVVEADEIVEDEIKVLAVDCYNAESSVAYFYKGIYHTADASKYPDPGEEIEVLFTACYNSDFADYIENVIKLDPKLAVPYHYDPEERQEVLQAKGLSSKFEQIGCSSKIIEIGEELDI, encoded by the coding sequence ATGATTATTATCAAATTAAGATGGCTCGGTAATTCTGCTCTAGAAATTAAGGGAGAAAAAAACATAATTATTGATCCTAATTTTTTGATTGAGGCAGAAGTAAAGGCAGATATTATACTAATTACTCATGAACATGATGATCATATTGATTTAAATGATTTAGAAACAGTGATGAAAGAAGATACGAAGATTTATGCACCCCATTCAGTATTTTCTAAATATGATATTAAAGGTGAAGTTGTAGAAGCTGATGAAATTGTAGAGGATGAAATTAAAGTTTTAGCTGTAGATTGTTATAATGCAGAATCATCAGTCGCCTATTTTTATAAAGGTATTTATCATACAGCTGATGCTTCAAAATATCCTGATCCAGGAGAAGAAATAGAGGTTTTATTTACAGCTTGTTATAATAGTGATTTTGCAGATTATATTGAAAATGTAATTAAACTAGACCCAAAGTTAGCTGTTCCCTATCATTATGACCCTGAAGAACGACAGGAAGTTCTGCAGGCAAAAGGCTTGTCCTCTAAGTTTGAACAGATAGGATGCAGCAGTAAAATAATAGAAATTGGTGAAGAATTGGATATCTAA
- the hisA gene encoding 1-(5-phosphoribosyl)-5-[(5-phosphoribosylamino)methylideneamino]imidazole-4-carboxamide isomerase has translation MIILPAIDLKDGEVVRLKQGDFDKKTVYSKNPLKIAEKFAKEGAEWLHLVDLDGACAGESKNFNVIKKISERTELKIQTGGGIRKKEDVKRLLDLGVSRAIIGTLAVKNPELLSEMLKDFGADRILVSIDVRDGRVTTSGWKEESSLAMLDFALEMEELGVKYILYTDIGRDGMLSGPDFEGLKKLKAETNLQIIASGGISSEEDLYRLADLEFYGAITGQAIYQGKIDLEKVFSEMEDK, from the coding sequence ATGATAATATTACCCGCAATAGATTTAAAAGACGGGGAAGTAGTAAGATTGAAACAGGGGGATTTTGACAAAAAAACGGTTTACAGCAAGAATCCTCTAAAGATAGCTGAAAAATTTGCAAAAGAAGGTGCAGAATGGCTGCATTTGGTAGACCTTGATGGAGCCTGTGCAGGTGAAAGCAAAAATTTTAATGTTATTAAAAAGATATCAGAAAGAACTGAGCTTAAAATCCAGACAGGTGGCGGCATCAGAAAAAAAGAAGATGTAAAAAGACTTTTGGATCTAGGTGTTTCAAGGGCAATTATAGGAACCTTGGCTGTAAAAAATCCTGAATTATTATCAGAAATGTTAAAGGATTTTGGAGCAGATAGAATTTTAGTAAGTATAGATGTTAGAGATGGTAGAGTTACTACTTCTGGCTGGAAAGAAGAGAGTAGTCTTGCTATGCTTGATTTTGCTTTGGAAATGGAAGAACTAGGAGTTAAATATATACTTTATACTGATATCGGCAGAGATGGAATGCTCTCTGGCCCTGATTTTGAGGGCTTAAAAAAGTTAAAAGCAGAAACGAATTTGCAGATAATTGCTTCAGGTGGAATCAGTTCTGAAGAGGATTTATATAGGCTTGCAGATTTAGAATTTTATGGAGCAATTACCGGTCAGGCAATTTATCAGGGTAAAATAGATTTAGAGAAAGTTTTTTCAGAAATGGAGGATAAATAA
- the hisB gene encoding imidazoleglycerol-phosphate dehydratase HisB, whose product MKKDRVAVERRKTAETEIVVSVNLDGEGKGNIKTGIGFFDHMLNQISRHGNFDLEISVKGDLEIDEHHTIEDTGIALGKAFAQAIGDKKGIRRFSSVLVPLDESLVRTVIDISGRPFIYHDLPFSRELVGDFPAEMVVEFLRAFAFNMGITLHVELMHGTNCHHQIEAVFKSLGRALKTAVMIDSDKIPSTKGVL is encoded by the coding sequence TTGAAGAAAGATAGAGTAGCAGTAGAACGGCGAAAAACAGCAGAAACAGAAATTGTTGTAAGTGTCAATTTAGATGGAGAAGGGAAAGGAAATATCAAAACCGGAATAGGCTTTTTTGACCATATGTTAAATCAAATATCTCGGCACGGTAATTTTGATTTAGAGATTTCTGTAAAGGGAGATCTGGAGATAGATGAACATCATACAATTGAGGATACCGGGATTGCTTTGGGTAAGGCCTTTGCTCAGGCTATTGGTGATAAAAAAGGGATTCGTCGCTTTAGTAGTGTTTTAGTTCCACTTGATGAGTCACTTGTTAGAACGGTTATTGATATTAGCGGGAGACCTTTTATTTACCATGATCTACCCTTTAGTAGAGAACTAGTTGGAGATTTTCCTGCAGAAATGGTTGTGGAATTTTTAAGAGCTTTTGCCTTTAATATGGGGATTACACTCCATGTAGAATTGATGCACGGGACAAACTGTCATCATCAAATTGAGGCGGTATTTAAATCACTGGGAAGAGCTTTAAAAACTGCAGTTATGATAGATTCTGATAAAATCCCTTCCACAAAGGGTGTTTTATAG
- the otsB gene encoding trehalose-phosphatase, whose amino-acid sequence MNKKYALQKKYFQELNEKILRAENILFFCDYDGTLAPFNPVPAKAKALPESIKSLRLIAEKENYYLSLVSGRKLSDLKNMIQFENANYAGSHGLEIELLKDNQIIHPFQAQNIDQKSKEIYQEIKEKYQAESQVELEDKGFGIALHFNDEIMQKEISDEINKKLQSTNYQLLVGRKIVELRPQGWNKGKAVNFIAKKMVEQFSLNNYLKIYIGDDRTDEDAFKVIEAGISIYVQNEDDLNTEAEYYLKDPHDTAKLLELLAGEA is encoded by the coding sequence ATGAATAAAAAGTATGCTTTACAAAAAAAATATTTTCAAGAGCTCAATGAAAAGATTCTTAGAGCTGAAAATATTTTGTTTTTTTGTGATTATGATGGAACTCTAGCACCTTTTAATCCTGTTCCAGCGAAGGCAAAAGCACTACCTGAATCAATTAAAAGTCTCAGGCTTATTGCTGAAAAGGAAAATTATTATCTTAGCTTAGTTTCCGGGCGGAAATTAAGTGACTTAAAAAATATGATACAGTTTGAAAATGCAAATTATGCTGGCAGTCACGGTCTAGAAATTGAATTATTAAAAGATAATCAAATAATCCACCCTTTTCAGGCTCAGAATATAGATCAAAAAAGCAAAGAAATTTATCAAGAAATAAAAGAGAAATATCAAGCTGAATCTCAAGTTGAGCTTGAAGATAAAGGTTTTGGTATAGCTCTTCATTTCAATGATGAAATAATGCAAAAAGAAATAAGTGATGAGATTAATAAAAAACTTCAATCAACAAATTATCAGCTTCTTGTTGGAAGAAAAATTGTAGAACTTAGACCTCAAGGTTGGAATAAGGGAAAAGCAGTTAATTTTATAGCTAAAAAAATGGTTGAGCAATTTTCACTAAACAATTATTTAAAAATTTATATTGGTGATGATAGAACAGATGAAGATGCGTTTAAAGTAATAGAAGCGGGGATAAGTATTTATGTTCAAAATGAAGATGATTTAAATACAGAGGCAGAATATTACCTTAAAGATCCCCATGACACAGCAAAATTATTGGAATTATTAGCAGGAGAAGCTTAA
- the hisH gene encoding imidazole glycerol phosphate synthase subunit HisH, translating into MIAIIDYGAGNLNSIQKALEFIGQETVILESAQNQEIEKYSGLVLPGVGAFPGAAEKLKKNGFIEFIDKFVESGKPFLGICLGMQLLFEWGYEELKTQGLGLLKGDIVKMETDYKIPHMGWNELEIIKDDPLFKGLPDRAHFYFVHSYQLKDVSDDVLAVVDYGTKIPAVVRKKNVIGLQFHPEKSGDNGIKLLENFGELL; encoded by the coding sequence ATGATAGCCATTATAGATTATGGAGCAGGTAATTTAAACAGTATTCAAAAAGCTTTAGAATTTATTGGTCAGGAGACTGTTATTTTAGAGAGCGCTCAGAATCAGGAGATTGAAAAATATTCCGGGCTGGTTTTACCTGGAGTTGGAGCTTTTCCTGGGGCAGCAGAAAAGCTTAAAAAAAATGGATTTATTGAATTTATAGATAAATTTGTAGAATCAGGGAAACCTTTTTTGGGTATTTGTCTGGGAATGCAGCTTTTATTTGAATGGGGTTATGAAGAATTGAAAACTCAAGGATTGGGACTTTTAAAAGGTGATATAGTTAAGATGGAGACCGATTATAAAATTCCACACATGGGCTGGAATGAGCTGGAGATTATTAAAGATGATCCTTTATTTAAAGGACTTCCAGATAGGGCTCATTTTTATTTTGTTCATTCCTATCAGCTAAAAGATGTGAGTGATGATGTATTAGCTGTTGTTGATTATGGGACAAAAATACCTGCAGTTGTCAGAAAGAAAAATGTGATTGGCCTGCAGTTTCATCCAGAAAAAAGTGGAGATAATGGGATCAAACTTTTAGAAAATTTTGGGGAGCTGTTATAA
- the hisG gene encoding ATP phosphoribosyltransferase — protein sequence MENLCIAMAKGRLAKEAVKLFRKAGYNLPEDMLKSRKLIFEFAEENFEIILVKPADVPIYVEYGTADLGIVGKDTLLEENRDLYEVLDLKYGACRFALAGLPNRTETLLERKVATKYPDFTRRYFRSKGEPVEVIKLNGSIELAPLTGLADTILDIVETGRTLKENGLVVYENIRELSARLVVNKVSMKTRQEQISQIIEALDRILTEEENND from the coding sequence ATGGAGAACCTTTGTATTGCGATGGCAAAAGGAAGGTTGGCTAAAGAAGCTGTTAAACTTTTTAGAAAAGCTGGCTATAATCTTCCTGAAGATATGCTTAAATCACGGAAGTTAATTTTTGAATTTGCAGAAGAAAATTTTGAGATCATACTTGTCAAACCTGCTGATGTACCGATTTATGTAGAATATGGTACTGCAGATCTTGGCATAGTTGGCAAAGATACTTTATTAGAAGAGAATAGGGATCTTTATGAGGTTTTAGATTTAAAATATGGAGCCTGTCGGTTTGCTTTAGCTGGATTGCCAAATAGAACCGAAACACTACTAGAAAGAAAAGTTGCTACTAAATATCCTGATTTTACCCGGCGCTATTTTAGAAGCAAAGGAGAACCGGTTGAAGTTATTAAACTAAATGGGTCAATTGAACTTGCTCCTTTAACTGGGCTTGCAGATACAATACTTGATATTGTGGAAACAGGTAGAACTTTAAAAGAAAATGGTCTGGTTGTCTATGAAAACATTAGAGAACTGTCAGCCAGGTTGGTTGTTAATAAAGTAAGTATGAAAACAAGACAGGAGCAAATTTCACAAATTATTGAGGCTCTTGATAGAATATTAACTGAGGAGGAAAACAATGATTAA